Proteins encoded by one window of Kineosporia sp. NBRC 101731:
- a CDS encoding ATP-dependent DNA helicase UvrD2: protein MTTPAHGADGMLAGLDPEQREVALAVRGPVCVLAGAGTGKTRAITHRIAYGVHSGVYKPQQVLAVTFTARAAGEMRTRLRQLGVGGVQARTFHAAALRQLGYFFPRVIGGRPPELLEHKARMVADAASRLRITVDRAAVRDLAAEIEWSKVSLLTPESYVKAARTAGRGEPGGFPVETVSRLIQVYEEAKTDRGVIDFEDVLLLMAGLIESYPHVANEVRGQYRHFVVDEYQDVSALQQRLLSQWLGDRKELCVVGDPSQTIYSFTGASPEHLMTFQHTYPDATVVRLVRDYRSTPQIVALANRLLARRVKTSGPAPLELRSQREAGPAPRLNSYDDDAAEAAAVAKQISALLEDGVRMREIAVLFRTNSQSEQMEQALADAGLAYVLRGGERFWARKEVREAVMLIRGSARGGLGDGTLGESVRDVLSHCGWTPQAPTGVQAGGVRERWESLQALAALADDMQAARPDATLSDLVTELDERASAQHAPAVEGVTLASLHAAKGLEWDAVFLIGVSEGLMPISFAENWDAVEEERRLFYVGITRAREHLHLSWARSRNPGGRANRNPSRFLDGLFPEAGSDAVSRRAQKVREPQETRAAAAHRPPPALCKICGRSLTGAVERKVGRCSSCPTGYDEQTLQSLRDWRAAAAEVTRVPAYVIFTDATLMAIAEANPSEPGELARVPGVGAVKLQKWGDDVLAVLSGAPGESA from the coding sequence ATGACCACCCCAGCCCACGGCGCCGACGGCATGCTCGCCGGGCTGGACCCTGAGCAGCGTGAGGTCGCCCTCGCCGTGCGGGGCCCGGTCTGCGTGCTGGCCGGGGCCGGTACCGGCAAGACCCGCGCCATCACCCACCGCATCGCCTACGGCGTGCACTCCGGCGTCTACAAACCCCAGCAGGTTCTCGCCGTCACCTTCACCGCCCGCGCGGCCGGGGAGATGCGGACCCGCCTGCGTCAGCTCGGCGTCGGCGGGGTGCAGGCCCGCACCTTCCACGCCGCGGCCCTGCGCCAGCTCGGCTACTTCTTCCCCCGCGTGATCGGCGGACGCCCGCCGGAACTGCTCGAGCACAAGGCCCGCATGGTCGCCGACGCCGCGTCCCGGCTGCGGATCACCGTCGACCGCGCCGCCGTACGCGACCTGGCCGCCGAGATCGAGTGGTCGAAGGTCTCCCTGCTCACCCCCGAGAGCTACGTCAAGGCCGCCCGCACGGCCGGCCGGGGCGAGCCGGGCGGCTTCCCGGTCGAGACCGTCTCCCGGCTGATCCAGGTCTACGAAGAGGCCAAGACCGACCGCGGCGTGATCGACTTCGAAGACGTCCTGCTGCTCATGGCCGGGCTGATCGAGAGCTACCCGCACGTGGCGAACGAGGTGCGGGGCCAGTACCGGCACTTCGTGGTGGACGAGTACCAGGACGTCTCCGCCCTCCAGCAGCGCCTGCTCAGCCAGTGGCTGGGCGACCGCAAGGAGCTGTGCGTGGTCGGCGACCCGAGCCAGACCATCTACTCCTTCACCGGTGCCTCGCCCGAGCACCTGATGACCTTCCAGCACACCTATCCCGACGCCACGGTGGTGCGCCTGGTGCGCGACTACCGATCCACCCCGCAGATCGTGGCGCTGGCCAACCGGCTGCTCGCCCGCCGGGTGAAGACCTCCGGCCCCGCCCCCCTGGAACTGCGCTCGCAACGGGAGGCCGGCCCGGCACCCCGCCTGAACAGCTACGACGACGACGCCGCAGAGGCCGCGGCGGTGGCCAAACAGATCTCGGCACTGCTCGAGGACGGCGTGCGGATGCGCGAGATCGCCGTGCTCTTCCGCACCAACTCGCAGTCCGAGCAGATGGAACAGGCGCTGGCGGACGCCGGTCTCGCCTACGTGCTGCGCGGCGGCGAGCGCTTCTGGGCCCGCAAGGAGGTGCGCGAGGCGGTCATGCTGATCCGTGGCTCGGCCCGCGGCGGGCTCGGCGACGGCACCCTGGGCGAGTCGGTGCGGGACGTCCTGTCGCACTGCGGATGGACGCCCCAGGCCCCCACCGGGGTCCAGGCCGGTGGGGTGCGCGAACGCTGGGAGTCGCTGCAGGCCCTGGCCGCGCTCGCCGACGACATGCAGGCCGCGCGTCCCGACGCCACCCTCTCCGACCTGGTCACGGAACTGGACGAGCGGGCCTCGGCGCAGCACGCCCCGGCCGTCGAGGGGGTCACGCTGGCCTCACTGCACGCCGCGAAGGGCCTGGAGTGGGACGCGGTCTTCCTGATCGGGGTGTCCGAGGGGCTGATGCCGATCTCGTTCGCCGAGAACTGGGACGCGGTGGAGGAGGAGCGCCGGCTGTTCTACGTCGGCATCACCCGGGCCCGCGAGCACCTGCACCTGTCCTGGGCCCGGTCGCGCAACCCCGGTGGCCGGGCGAACCGCAACCCCTCGCGGTTCCTCGACGGCCTGTTCCCCGAGGCCGGTTCGGACGCCGTCTCCCGGCGGGCCCAGAAGGTGCGGGAGCCGCAGGAGACCCGGGCCGCCGCCGCGCACCGTCCGCCGCCGGCCCTGTGCAAGATCTGCGGCCGGTCGCTGACCGGGGCCGTGGAGCGCAAGGTCGGCCGTTGCTCGTCCTGCCCGACCGGGTACGACGAGCAGACGCTGCAGAGCCTGCGCGACTGGCGCGCGGCGGCCGCCGAGGTGACCCGGGTGCCCGCCTACGTGATCTTCACCGACGCCACCCTGATGGCCATCGCCGAGGCGAACCCGTCCGAGCCCGGCGAACTCGCCCGGGTGCCCGGTGTGGGGGCCGTCAAGCTGCAGAAATGGGGGGACGACGTGCTGGCCGTGCTGTCGGGGGCACCTGGGGAGTCGGCTTAG
- a CDS encoding WhiB family transcriptional regulator yields MKPVQLTALLDALVEEIDETSTEMPCRVFDAELWFAESPTDVEQAKALCRDCPVRQECLAGALERNEPWGVWGGELFVAGVIVARKRPRGRPRKVVVAA; encoded by the coding sequence ATGAAACCCGTGCAGCTCACCGCCTTGCTCGACGCCTTGGTGGAAGAGATCGACGAGACCTCGACCGAGATGCCCTGCCGGGTGTTCGACGCGGAGCTCTGGTTCGCTGAGTCTCCGACGGATGTGGAGCAGGCGAAGGCACTTTGCCGCGACTGCCCCGTGCGGCAGGAATGCCTGGCCGGTGCGCTGGAGCGCAACGAGCCGTGGGGGGTCTGGGGAGGCGAGCTCTTCGTCGCCGGCGTGATCGTCGCGCGCAAGCGCCCCCGGGGCCGGCCGCGGAAGGTTGTGGTGGCTGCCTGA
- a CDS encoding FtsK/SpoIIIE domain-containing protein — protein sequence MVSAKKLFGRAVKTHRQAEGLLDAVRERLDRLEAESTHSAESAQQQTALAARLERAAADAAPQWLGAPWPVIGEQRFPLEHSARAGDPAMIRIGDAQPLPGVGFPVIVPFTGVGHIAIDTDARDPAVAGLLRSIITRLVAAFPAGQLRLLAVDGGALGAPLAPFHPLVPAGVMNEPVSDLDEFRELLTEAEEQVKQVQAGLNPSPDVLVVVTAALPASCTRSDYSRIAALSHAGPAARVHLLLTGWGSPHRSRSSWDQVPPLERTTRITADPSSYGHFRVGDPPLESFGGEGRALNATVTLDPPPPPGLIDELCRRVAAKAESDGTLLFDDLVPDRLWAESSITGLTTLVGRIGRGDAVVSLDDQTPHWLVAGRTGSGKTVFLLDILYGLAARYSPDEMALYLLDFKEGVSFSEFIPTEIDPTWVPHARTVGVESDREYGLAVLAELVREMSRRAAAMKKAGVTNLAQLRTSRPDVALPRILTVIDEFHVLLKGTDDTAKRSVALLEEIARKGRSYGIHLIMASQSVSGIESLFGKSTSVFGQFGMRVALSGGGGILDTMNDAAAALPIGQVVLNHAAGVASANRRARFPDADAASLHALRHRMWEMRTPGSPPPAVFIGYAEYSVDEAPPPPRRATGRRRKVALVGRQVDVGLSSAAFPLDSSPGRHLGVLGTSAVGADVLASAAISLAQQHEPGEASFHLVSLIGSAEEDVFILEQRLQRAGHRAQMLRLPEYRELLRQFANNPPDRMRPNYLFVYGADAAASSLRQKKPGRAPGIDDFRTILREGPASGVHIFGWWRGVRRLSDDLGLAGKDDVAGLVALNVKGNEVGTLIGRTNLRWQPRHNRALLIDRHEDREELIVPFVSPGRYSEEFA from the coding sequence GTGGTCAGCGCGAAGAAGCTGTTCGGGCGGGCCGTGAAGACGCACCGGCAGGCCGAGGGGCTGCTCGACGCGGTGCGCGAGCGTCTCGACCGGCTCGAGGCCGAGTCGACGCACAGCGCGGAGTCGGCCCAGCAGCAGACCGCGCTGGCGGCGCGGCTGGAACGGGCCGCCGCCGACGCGGCCCCGCAGTGGCTGGGCGCGCCCTGGCCGGTGATCGGCGAGCAGCGTTTCCCCCTGGAGCACTCCGCCCGCGCCGGTGACCCGGCGATGATCCGGATCGGCGACGCGCAGCCCCTGCCCGGCGTCGGCTTCCCGGTGATCGTCCCGTTCACCGGGGTCGGCCACATCGCGATCGACACCGACGCCCGCGACCCGGCCGTCGCCGGGCTCCTGCGCAGCATCATCACCCGGCTGGTGGCAGCCTTCCCGGCCGGTCAGCTGCGCCTGCTCGCCGTCGACGGCGGTGCTCTCGGCGCCCCGCTGGCACCGTTCCACCCGCTGGTTCCCGCCGGGGTGATGAACGAGCCGGTCAGTGACCTGGACGAGTTCCGCGAGCTGCTCACCGAGGCCGAGGAACAGGTGAAACAGGTGCAGGCGGGTCTGAACCCGTCGCCCGACGTGCTCGTCGTGGTCACCGCCGCACTGCCCGCCAGCTGCACCCGCAGCGACTACTCCCGGATCGCGGCCCTGTCGCACGCCGGCCCGGCCGCCCGCGTGCACCTGCTGCTGACCGGCTGGGGGAGCCCGCACCGCTCCCGGTCGTCGTGGGACCAGGTCCCGCCGCTGGAGCGCACCACGAGGATCACCGCCGACCCCTCCTCGTACGGGCACTTCCGGGTCGGCGACCCACCGCTGGAGAGCTTCGGGGGAGAGGGCCGCGCGCTCAACGCCACGGTCACGCTCGACCCGCCGCCCCCACCCGGCCTGATCGACGAGCTGTGCCGCCGGGTCGCGGCCAAGGCCGAGTCGGACGGCACCCTGCTGTTCGACGACCTGGTGCCCGACCGGCTCTGGGCCGAGTCGTCGATCACCGGCCTGACCACGCTGGTGGGTCGCATCGGCCGGGGCGACGCGGTGGTCTCGCTCGACGACCAGACCCCGCACTGGCTGGTCGCGGGCCGCACCGGCTCGGGCAAGACGGTGTTCCTGCTCGACATCCTCTACGGCCTGGCCGCCCGCTACTCGCCCGACGAGATGGCTCTCTACCTGCTGGACTTCAAGGAGGGCGTGTCGTTCTCGGAGTTCATCCCGACCGAGATCGACCCGACCTGGGTGCCGCACGCGCGCACCGTCGGGGTGGAGTCCGACCGGGAGTACGGCCTGGCCGTACTGGCCGAGCTGGTGCGGGAGATGAGCCGCCGGGCCGCCGCGATGAAGAAGGCCGGCGTCACCAACCTGGCCCAGCTGCGCACCTCCCGGCCCGACGTGGCGCTGCCGCGCATCCTCACCGTGATCGACGAGTTCCACGTGCTGCTCAAGGGCACCGACGACACGGCCAAGCGCTCGGTCGCGCTGCTGGAGGAGATCGCCCGCAAGGGCCGGTCGTACGGCATCCACCTGATCATGGCCAGTCAGTCGGTCTCCGGCATCGAGTCGCTCTTCGGCAAGAGCACGTCGGTGTTCGGGCAGTTCGGCATGCGGGTCGCGCTGTCCGGGGGCGGCGGCATCCTGGACACGATGAACGACGCCGCGGCCGCACTGCCGATCGGCCAGGTCGTGCTCAACCACGCCGCCGGGGTGGCCAGCGCCAACCGCCGGGCCCGGTTCCCCGACGCGGACGCGGCCAGCCTGCACGCGCTGCGGCACCGGATGTGGGAGATGCGCACCCCCGGCTCCCCGCCGCCCGCGGTCTTCATCGGGTACGCCGAGTACTCGGTGGACGAGGCCCCGCCGCCCCCGCGCCGCGCCACCGGCCGTCGCCGCAAGGTCGCACTGGTCGGCCGCCAGGTCGACGTGGGCCTGTCGTCGGCCGCCTTTCCGCTCGACTCCTCACCGGGCCGCCACCTCGGGGTGCTCGGCACCTCGGCGGTCGGTGCCGACGTGCTCGCCTCGGCCGCGATCAGCCTGGCCCAGCAGCACGAGCCCGGCGAGGCCAGTTTCCACCTGGTCAGCCTGATCGGGTCGGCCGAGGAAGACGTCTTCATCCTCGAGCAGCGACTGCAGCGCGCCGGGCACCGGGCGCAGATGCTGCGCCTGCCCGAGTACCGCGAGTTGTTGCGGCAGTTCGCGAACAACCCGCCCGACCGGATGCGGCCCAACTACCTGTTCGTCTACGGCGCCGACGCGGCCGCCTCCTCGCTCCGGCAGAAGAAGCCCGGTCGCGCGCCGGGCATCGACGACTTCCGCACGATCCTGCGGGAGGGCCCGGCCTCCGGGGTGCACATCTTCGGCTGGTGGCGCGGCGTGCGGCGTCTCAGCGACGACCTGGGTCTCGCGGGCAAGGACGACGTGGCCGGCCTGGTCGCCCTGAACGTGAAGGGCAACGAGGTGGGCACCCTGATCGGCCGGACGAACCTGCGCTGGCAGCCCCGGCACAACCGGGCCCTGCTGATCGACCGGCACGAGGACCGCGAGGAGCTGATCGTGCCGTTCGTGTCGCCCGGCCGTTACAGCGAGGAGTTCGCCTGA